The following are encoded together in the Erwinia sp. E602 genome:
- the araC gene encoding arabinose operon transcriptional regulator AraC, translating into MYHRLAPVAQSNPLLPGYQFGAWLVAGLTPIAADGPLDFFIDRPHGMKGYILNLTIKGRGQVFDGETEFDCEPGDLLLFQPQTPHLYGRSPGSDAWHHRWVYFRPRAYWNDWLQWQDNGQGVGRLRLPESLREEFDRLFAGIEQTHNSGRRFAEELAMNLLERLLLRAVEEDPRSHQQIRDARVVEACQFVTRNLAAEVKIEDVAKHVCLSPSRLAHLFREQMGVNLLRWREDQRVIRARLLLQTTQEPIASIGREVGYDDQLYFSRVFRKRVGVSPSDFRRRSLDAHDALVAQETWHPPRRVNEG; encoded by the coding sequence ATGTATCATCGTCTGGCCCCGGTGGCGCAGTCCAACCCGCTGTTGCCCGGTTATCAGTTCGGTGCCTGGCTGGTAGCCGGACTGACGCCGATCGCCGCCGACGGGCCGCTCGACTTCTTTATCGACCGTCCGCACGGCATGAAGGGCTATATCCTTAACCTGACCATTAAGGGGCGCGGCCAGGTGTTTGACGGCGAAACCGAGTTTGACTGTGAGCCCGGCGATCTGCTGCTGTTCCAGCCGCAGACCCCGCACCTCTACGGCCGCTCGCCGGGCAGCGACGCCTGGCACCATCGCTGGGTCTACTTCCGCCCGCGCGCCTACTGGAACGACTGGCTGCAGTGGCAGGATAACGGCCAGGGCGTAGGCCGTCTGCGGCTGCCGGAGTCGCTGCGCGAGGAGTTTGACCGGCTTTTTGCCGGCATCGAGCAGACGCACAACTCCGGGCGGCGCTTTGCCGAAGAGCTGGCGATGAACCTGCTGGAGCGGCTGCTGCTGCGCGCGGTGGAGGAGGACCCGCGCAGCCATCAGCAGATCCGCGACGCACGGGTGGTGGAGGCCTGCCAGTTTGTTACCCGCAACCTGGCGGCCGAGGTGAAAATTGAGGACGTGGCGAAGCACGTCTGCCTGTCGCCGTCGCGCCTGGCGCACCTGTTCCGCGAACAGATGGGGGTTAACCTGCTGCGCTGGCGGGAAGATCAGCGGGTGATCCGCGCCCGGCTGCTGCTGCAGACCACCCAGGAGCCGATCGCCAGCATCGGCCGCGAAGTCGGCTACGACGATCAGCTCTACTTCTCGCGGGTGTTTCGTAAGCGGGTCGGGGTCAGCCCCAGCGACTTCCGCCGCCGCAGCCTCGACGCGCACGATGCGCTGGTGGCACAGGAGACCTGGCACCCGCCGCGCCGGGTGAATGAAGGCTAA
- the araH gene encoding L-arabinose ABC transporter permease AraH: MSVTTTSGPAAAKRFSLGRIWDNFGMLVVFAALFLACTLFVPNFASLINMKGLGLAISMSGMVACGMLFCLASGDFDLSVASVIACAGVTCAVVINLSESLWIGVGAGLLLGVACGFVNGFVIAKLKINALITTLATMQIVRGLAYIFSDGKAVGIEDERFFALGYASWLGVPAPVWLTIITLALFAFLLNKTTFGRNTLAIGGNEEAARLAGVPVVRTRIIIFILSGLVSAAAGIILASRMTSGQPMTSLGYELIVISACVLGGVSLKGGIGKISYVIAGVLILGTVENAMNLLNISPFSQYVVRGLILLAAVVFDRYKQKAKQA; this comes from the coding sequence ATGTCTGTAACCACGACCTCCGGCCCTGCGGCAGCGAAGCGTTTCAGCCTCGGACGCATCTGGGACAACTTTGGCATGCTGGTGGTGTTCGCCGCGCTGTTTCTGGCCTGCACGCTGTTTGTGCCTAATTTCGCCAGCCTGATCAATATGAAGGGGCTGGGGCTGGCGATCTCAATGTCCGGCATGGTCGCCTGCGGCATGCTGTTCTGCCTCGCCTCCGGCGACTTTGACCTGTCGGTGGCCTCGGTGATCGCCTGCGCGGGCGTCACCTGCGCGGTGGTGATCAACCTCAGCGAAAGCTTGTGGATCGGCGTGGGGGCCGGGCTGCTGCTCGGCGTTGCCTGCGGTTTTGTTAACGGCTTTGTCATCGCAAAGCTTAAAATTAATGCGCTGATCACCACCCTGGCGACCATGCAGATCGTGCGCGGTCTGGCCTATATTTTCTCCGACGGTAAGGCGGTGGGCATCGAAGACGAACGCTTCTTCGCCCTCGGCTACGCCAGCTGGCTGGGCGTACCGGCTCCGGTGTGGCTGACCATCATCACCCTGGCGCTGTTTGCCTTCCTGCTGAATAAAACCACCTTTGGCCGCAACACGCTGGCGATCGGCGGTAACGAAGAGGCGGCGCGGCTGGCCGGCGTGCCGGTGGTACGCACCCGCATTATCATCTTTATTCTCTCCGGACTGGTCTCCGCCGCGGCGGGCATTATCCTCGCCTCGCGCATGACCAGCGGCCAGCCGATGACCTCGCTGGGCTATGAGCTGATCGTTATCTCCGCCTGCGTGCTCGGCGGCGTGTCGCTGAAGGGTGGCATCGGTAAAATTTCCTACGTGATCGCCGGGGTACTGATCCTCGGCACCGTTGAAAACGCGATGAATTTACTCAATATCTCGCCGTTCTCACAGTACGTGGTGCGCGGTCTGATATTGTTAGCGGCGGTGGTCTTCGACCGCTACAAACAGAAAGCCAAACAGGCCTGA